CGGGCGTCGCGAGCGCGGAGTCCAACGGCGGGGTGCGGGTCATGCCGCTGGGCGACTCGATCACCGAGGGCACCCAGGTGCCCGGCGGCTACCGGATCGGGTTGTGGCAGCGCCTGGCCGCCGGCCGCTACACCATCGACTTCGTCGGTTCGCAGTTCAACGGGCCGGGCAATCTGGGCGACCACGACCACGAGGGACACCCCGGCTGGCGGATCGACCAGATCGACGCCAACATCACCCGCTGGCTGCAGACCTACACCCCGCGCACCGTGCTGCTGCACATCGGCACCAACGACGTGCTGCAGAACTACAACGTGTCCGGCGCGCCGCAGCGGCTGTCGACGCTGATCGACCACATCACCGCCGCCGCGCCGAACGCCGAGGTGTTCGTCGCGACCATCAT
The DNA window shown above is from Microbispora sp. ZYX-F-249 and carries:
- a CDS encoding GDSL-type esterase/lipase family protein encodes the protein GVASAESNGGVRVMPLGDSITEGTQVPGGYRIGLWQRLAAGRYTIDFVGSQFNGPGNLGDHDHEGHPGWRIDQIDANITRWLQTYTPRTVLLHIGTNDVLQNYNVSGAPQRLSTLIDHITAAAPNAEVFVATI